Part of the Bradysia coprophila strain Holo2 chromosome X unlocalized genomic scaffold, BU_Bcop_v1 contig_45, whole genome shotgun sequence genome, TAAACTATCTTAACATATTTaacacaaattatttaattaattctataaattattttgttgcaaCGGTAGCGCATATACATTGAGAAACCTTATCACGAGATGAATCACATTCAGTATCTCATCTCTGCTGCCCTTGAACCATTCTGTACCTCCTTTGACATCTTTTCGAGGACAATGATGCCCGTTGGCCGTTAACTGTTTGTGTATCAAATTTTCCGCTAGCCGTCTCCACGATACTTTTTCCGAATGAACCTTAACATACTTCTCATGGTTGTCATGTCCAAGCACTTGAATTCTGCGGTCAGGCAAATTTTTAGTCATTCCAATTTTGAATGTGGATTGTTGTTTTACTGCAATGATGCTGTCGCTCTCATATGTGTACATATAAATGTAACCATCGCCTTCGTCTTTCGTTGGCCCCTCGAAAAATCGCCCCATTGCCGAATAGCAAAGGATATCTTTGTCGCCATCTTCAATTTTAATATCCTTCCAGTGTTTCGTAACTGATTTATTAGCTGATTTCGTTTCAGTGATTTCTGTATCTTTTGTACAGGTTTTTGTTAGTATCAAATCTGGAGGTAATAGCGAAGAGCTGGTGTGAGATTTGCGGTTGTTGgctgaatttgtttttttatttgtagacCGAGTAATTTCTTCCTTTATCGAAATAACGTTCTTATTTTCATCAGCTATAACTTCTCGTTTTACTCCTGATGGTTCCCGATTGCTGACACGTATGTCCGTTTTCCCAATATTCGCAGCTTCGTTTGTTCTTTTACTCACATTTTTCGGGTATTTAACGGTATTAATTACTGATTGAGAACTGTTGGTAACAGCTTCACGGTTTACCACCGATGGCATACGATTTATGGCAATTTTGTCCGATTTCCCAgtattccaaattttattgaatttttatagttttatattttcaatagcaaataaatatataatatacaattataaattataaaataaaataaatctccTCCAAGTTGCGACCTGACTCGAAAGTACCCATGATACTAGCCGCATTCCCCCTCTGAATAGCAATgctaatattttgtttaaaaaacttCGTGGCACGTTTTTCACCAGTTGCAGCAACGAGCAGGCGACCGAGCTCATCGGTGAACGATTTCGCTTCCTCACACCATGGCCCCAATGTTTCCACAGCGAAAGGCAATAAAATGATATTCTTTTCCTTGATAGCTTTGTAAAGATTCTGCTTTCTCAACGCTGCTTTTTCCGCTGCTCTACCAGCTTTGACCTTTGATATGTTGATATAGGATGCCGCTAAAGTGTCCACGCATGTTGCGTCCCATGCCAGACAGGAACCTCGTTTCCATGGTATTAATGTTAATCCGTCTAAACGTTTTCCGTCATCTCTGAACAACCCGTCAGGCTCTAGTTTTGCAGGGACATTCGCTGAATGAAGTGTTCTATGAATTATATTATTTAACTCCCtgtgttttgcatattttcCAATGTTTTTCAAACAGCTAAGGCCATGAATTCCGGATTTCTCAACTAACTTTCCACATCTGGCACAAGTATGTTCATTGCACATATCAGCTCCCAATCGTAAGGCCATTGAAATTCTGAACGTATTATCATCTAGCAATGTTCCGATATTCTTTGATGGGAGAACAGATAACCATAAACTTGATTCATATTCGCTGCTAGCTTTGAATAATGCATTCTGTTTATCTGTTTTGAACTGTAATGACGATATTATTCTTTTAGTGTTAATTTTGTCCCACTGATTTTGTGTGGCCATTGCATTTATAGGTAcgatatttttcattgaattccaAATAGCGATTCCTTCCTCATAGAAAGCATCTTCCACAAGGTCAGAAGTTGTAACACTTAGTATCGAGTTGACCAAAGAAGAAGTTGATGTCACAGATGAAAGGAATGCTGGAAGCACAATGTCAGCTATTTTGCGTATACCGATACCGCCCATATGACACGGCAGTGAGTAAACTGAAAGTTGATAATCGTTTAGTTTAATATTACAAATGGTCTCAATTGCTTTCTTCAAAGATAAGTCAATCTTGTTGATGATGTGTGGAAATTTCCATAATGGTGTTGtacgaagaaaataaataagtttTGGGATTCCGAAACAgtgtttcaaaatgaaataagcCATATgagattttagaattttcaggCGACTGAAAAGCAATTCCATCTCTGCTATTTTCTTATCGAACACTGGCTCCACGGCTGCCATGGTCAATGGTGCACCAAGTAATGTAAGATCTTTCTCTCCAACAACTTTCATACCAGGAAAAAGCTCATTGATCGTTGTCATTCCAACTGTTGCCTCATCACTTAATTGGAATAACTCACACTTATAGAAATTAATGTTTATGCCCATTGTTTTGAACTTTTGTTGAATCATAATTAAATCGCTCTTAACTGTTTCTGCCTCACCAATCAAAGTTCCATCATCTAAGAACCAGATGTTCAATTCTGATTTGATTTCTTCTAATATTGGTTGAATTGCTAAGCTAAAGATCAATGGACCGGACGGATCACCTTGTTGGACACCGACTTCGGATGAGATTCTATAATCACCAAAAAACAACGTTGTTGGGGCGGCGTAACACTGATGAAAGAAACGATATAATCTTGGTGTCGATTTCAAAATTGCCTTTAAAAGATCATCTCGTTCTATCGCATTGAAAGCATTGCTCAGATCAACCTTCACCATGATTTTGTTCTTGCCTCGATTTTGAAACATGAATGACCTTACTGCATGGACAGCTGATTCTACACCACCTTTTATTGCGACACCTACTTGTTTCGGGAATAAAATTGGTGATACATTACCAAATTCAGATCTACAAGCCATTTTTGAAGTCAAACGTCGAAATGTACAGCCAACAGCAATGGGCCTTACTCCGCCATCATCTTTTGTCAATGCGCACAGATTTGCTCCGTAAACAATCGATAATACGTCCTTATTAACATCACCTGAGAGCATCAAATTTGATAGCTTTGTTATCGCTGATATGAGTTTCACACTCGCTTCTCCATTCGATTTACAAATCATGTCTTTTAGATGTTGTGGCGATAGACCATCGATACCAGAAGCGGATCCATTAGGAAAACTGAATATCGCTGAATAAACTTGCCTCTCCTCGACAACAACATATTCCAAATCATCATCGACCGGTGGTATATCGATATTTCTGCTTGGTAATGGATGTTTAGTCAGGAGGCGTTTGTACGTCTCTTCATTATCCTTAGCTAATTCATTAGAAGATGATAGCAATTTCACAGCTCCACGAATATCCCCGTCTGATATTTTAGATTcgactctatttgacagcaaATCttgattatttgaaaatttcctgAACGATGGGTCTAATGTCTCTCTATTTATGTTATTTTTTacaagtttcgttaaattcttCTTATTATTTTCTGGTACTTGGAAAGctttaaaaggaaaaagtaATAAATCTTCCCACGATGACGAATCATTTAGCCGAACTGTATTCTCGATTATCCTTGTCAACTCGTAAGCCGCAGTCATTCGTGCGCCTTTTGGGATTCTCTTTAATATTCTTATGTTTCGTTTGTAATAACTGATTTTATCTGACAAAGATTTAATATCGAAAGCTTTACCACTCTCAGTTTTCTCGAACATGATGCTATAATCTTCACTTTTGTGCTTTCGGACACAATGGATCTTTAAACCTCCTTTTCGTTTGTACATTTTATTGTCTTTGCATAACATGCAAGGTACCGTATCGCTCTCGTTATCTTTTACTGATTGTGTATTACCATCTGACTCtacagaaaattcaaaattagaCTCATTTTCAATGTCATTTGTTACCGCAACATTGATAACATCATTAATGAGCGACTCAGTCAAACTTCCTTGATCATTTTTAGGTTTTTTATGACGTCGCATATGAATCTTCAATCCGTTGGCGTTTTTGGCTTTGAAACCACATTCATCACATGATAACGAACTTGTTTGCAATAACAATGATTTTGCTTGTTCTATTTCCTGACTATTGCATGTAGTACACACCCAATGCTTGTTTTTCCTCATTATATTCTCAAATTGTTCATCAGTCAGTGAAGCGCAATTCGGGTGAAACCAATGCAAGCAACGATCGCAAATAATCCACCGATCTGATGGGCTGGAATTCTTGCATATGCATTCTCTGCTCTCTGAATTGCCCATTTTTCATAGTTTcagtaataaaaattaatgaaaataagaaaaatacaatttttattttctgagcAAATTTTCCAGTAACGTCCGATCTTCACGGCTTACtaggtaaaagattttatttgatttttcattcggtTGAACGTTGGGAGTTTTACTTTTCGCTTTCGGATATTTATCGACATTATTTAAGCAGGATTGGGCACTTTCGTAGGAACTAACTCTGTCAATTTCTTGATGACTTTTCGAATGGTTCACCACCAGAGAATCCGTAGAGTATTTCCTTTGGCACGTAGTTCTGTTATGGCCAGTCTTTTTGCACAACGAGCACGGCATTTTATGTTTAATCTTTCAAATTACGAGTGtaacaaaacacacacaaaggCACAATAGTCACTAGTCAGAGATGATGCagtcatttaatgaaaaacaaCGCTACCAACTGATAAGATAAGGAAATATCGATGCAAATAGTATCAATAGAGTCAcatatgttaaaacaaatgtaaTGAATTGATTACAACTTGACTATTGAATATGTACATCTCATAGATAATCAAGTCGTATGCAGAGGGGTACACCAGTCTTCGTATTAAGAGAGATAGATGATTTCGGGGACTCGGGACAATgtccatgaaatttttgtgggAAGCAGCAAGACAATTAAAATCTTTGTCCTTAGCTCcattcaaaatcaaagaaTCACAATCGTTTAGGATGGCATTTCCCATCGATTATATGCATTTTGACTGAAGTTGAAAGAAATGTATAAATTGTCGGATGTTTTCATTAGAAATTGGTTGGAAATTGTTCGAGTTTTTAATGGTTATAGACTATATACTATACACCAGAGCCtattttcgggaaaattttttcttcaaatttctcgaattttcttgaaaatgtttttcgagaAAAGCGAGAAAACTTTcacgaaattttgagaaaattcaagaaaatattttctcagaAATAGACACTGATACACTCGTgctaaaaataagaaaaattgacATTCCATCGTCATGTAAATATTCAAGTTTCAATTGGATACACTCGCATGGGACATAGAACTTATATATTTATGAATTATAAGACATTTTTGGCTTTGATCGTTTTGTGTTAATGtttctaaagttttttttttgctggtaATCTTTGTCCTATGCGCTCCGAAAAAGtcaatcgaaattattttgctGATTGACCTCTCAGATTGTCGGTATTTGAAAATGACTTTCAAAGCGGCTTCTAGCTCAATAAAGGCTTTTACCTGTTTGAATCAATTTACCAAAAGTCTCCCCAATGTTATACATTATCCTCCTTGTCGAGCACTATGCGTGTTGAAGTGCACTTTGTTTGATTTAAGTTTTTTAATGAATACAGACGATCCCATGTCAgttaaaaagaaacatttcaatGGTAAATGTGTCGCAAGTCCTAAATGTGTCGCTGAATGTTGTCTAATGAATCTAAACACCAGCGGTTCTCTGTAATGGCTCTTTAATGTACTAAAGAAGACGGTTGTCAATATCGCACATGTGTTGAATGCGTGACATGACAAATTTTATCACATCATATGGCAAATACTTCCACGTCTTTCTTTCTAGAGGATCacaatacaaaaacaaaaatgtgaaacgtaCCCATTACATGGCCGTATATGGTGAATTTCAAAATgactttcaattaaaatttgaagaaatactTAAAAAACGTTTAGGAATTATTATCCAACTTTGTCTAGACTATCTAactaacaataaaaaagacgTGTGTGTGACATTTGAGTAGGGCCGGAAATCGCCCGAATTCACAGTGTACCACAGTGTGTTACGGAAAAATACGAATGGCGATTAGGGTGTAGGGACTCGCGTCACAGCGTCTTAATACGGTACAATGATGAGCATGTAGAGGTACgactttaaaacaaaataaaacatatATTGCAAACGTTACCTGTTATCGTTTGATATGACGGCTGGGATTCAAGCATTTGAAATGGATTTCTAACCGCAGACCAAGCCTgaaagttgaatgaaaattttatttcgttttttttcgtaatgTAATTTGTAATTGTAAAATATGGACATGCAAATGAAACTTTTGAACTGTAGAAACTATATATAGGCAACCATACCTACACatctttttttctgaattaaaacagcatttgaatattttaaccGAAACTGGAACGACACTGAACAAATATTTGCGTACAAAGCATTACATGCAATACAATGGGTTCGCTTGGGTTTTGTTAGGGGTTGGAGAATAAAAACATGACTAAACATTGTTTACTTTTCCGATGCTCTGTCTATCTAATCGAAATAAGGTTTTGAGTTCTGTCGACAATGTCACAAAGCTAGGGGCGGGTGAGAAAAGTAGAGTTGAAAATTTaggtttccttttttttctcgattagTTGTTTGAGGAAAAGAGCCACTGTAATAATACCATTTATCAGGATTATCGCAAAAAAAGGTTGACGACACAAGAAGTGTACACATTGAACAATATTCTTTCAAGTATTTAGTTTATGCTAATCACTTTGGGACTTTCGGGttgagaaaaaagaaatatcaaCTTTTCTTACCCTCTTAGACCGTAAACGTTTACATTAAAAGAGGAAAATACAAACTTCAAACGGTTCAGTTGATGTATAAAGGAATAACACGGCAAACGTGTCACAACGTGATGATTAaacattttcgtgtgtttattgatctCGGCTTCGCATCGGATATACAAAATTATGTTTATTAAACAACAAGTGATAAACAGTTGAAAAGACTGGGTTTCATGtgcattttgttgatccgaggcgtagccgaggtccataaacacacgaaaatgtgACTTTTTGTTCTTATTCCGAGTTTTGTAAATGACCTTACATGCTAATCAAAAGActttaaaaatcgatttgaatgTCGAAGTCatcgatttcatttttcatcgcaattttacactttcaaCTACACTCAAactaagaaaattaatttaaaggaTAACTGTGAACATTAAACCGACGTAGCGGAATGTACATTTTCCCTTTCTATTAACTGACCTTTAACCAAAACACCCTTCCAAtcatttttcagttttcaatttcaataaactgTAACATCTGAATCAATGGGTGTGTATCTATAATATAGGTGTTAATGGACGTCGAACATGAACTATCAATTAATTGGAAATTATTCAGATGATTCTCACTTCTATTGTCTTATTTGGGTAGGAATTTCTCATTCAGGTAAATTAACTCGATTTGCTcgatttaacataaattttggtgTGCGTTTCGAAGCAATGTAAATATTCCTATCACAAATTAGCACGGGCCAATGGTTCCCGAGTTGTTTTTGCTGTCATTACAGTTGTATGGCTATGGAATCCATAGAAACGGATGTCATTTCTGGATAATATCTCGACACGTTGTGATTTCGTTGTCTTCTTTATACGTTTTATCGTAGAAagcagaaatattttatatttgacTAGCTAACCGACCAGActgtaaatattatttaagTACTGAGAAAAATCTCTGGCCTGTATAGACGATTTTCGGTTCACGATAATTTATGTTGGTTAATTTTAAAGAATATTCTACGAATATCCATTGAAAATATAAGATCGCAACAATAGATCATCTTAGCCGTACTAGTTTTGATGCTTTCTAATCAATAAATATTGTCTTCGGTTGGTTATGTGGTTATGATTATatcaatttaaacgaaagTAAAAATACAAACAACCATGCCAGCATATAAAGCATCAGCATTCCCTAGAACGTAATACATTATAAAGTAGCGAAGtttataattgaatttctaAGTTCttgttttcaaatgaaattaaattcgttaagaaatttctaatattttcGAACGAACTTACATTCTCCTGTAAAACGTGTATAAATATAATAACACGAGTACATCCTATGCGCATTTCCATGGCATA contains:
- the LOC119070095 gene encoding uncharacterized protein LOC119070095; this encodes MPCSLCKKTGHNRTTCQRKYSTDSLVVNHSKSHQEIDRVSSYESAQSCLNNVDKYPKAKSKTPNVQPNEKSNKIWNTGKSDKIAINRMPSVVNREAVTNSSQSVINTVKYPKNVSKRTNEAANIGKTDIRVSNREPSGVKREVIADENKNVISIKEEITRSTNKKTNSANNRKSHTSSSLLPPDLILTKTCTKDTEITETKSANKSVTKHWKDIKIEDGDKDILCYSAMGRFFEGPTKDEGDGYIYMYTYESDSIIAVKQQSTFKIGMTKNLPDRRIQVLGHDNHEKYVKVHSEKVSWRRLAENLIHKQLTANGHHCPRKDVKGGTEWFKGSRDEILNVIHLVIRFLNVYALPLQQNNL